The stretch of DNA ttcgattccacggcgtgctcagcaattgggcttgtcaaacacatcattgtggcgaattttgcatttggaattgcacctacatccatataaagtccaactggtaaaaaaattagagcgtggtgaccatggaatgcgtcgggtatacgtcgattgggtgaacgaacaacagcagcaaaatgctgaattttcgtatcaaattttcttcagcgatgaggcacatttcgggctcggtggctatgtgaacacccaaaatttccgtatatggggctcagaaaattcacacgtgattgttgagaggacattgcatccgccaaaagtcactgtttggtgcgtattatggtctggtggagttatcgggccgtatttctttgaaaatgaggacggcgagacggtaactgtgaatggtgagcgctatgaccgcatgttaaccgttttttttgccacaaattgaagatatggatacggatgacatgtggtttcagcaggacggcgccacgtgccacacaacacgaccgaacataaaaaacgcataatttcgcgttttggtgatgccaattggccgtccagatcatgcgatttgaacccgctagacttttttttgtggggttatacgaaagaccgtgtctatgccaactctccgcaaactcttgaacatttggaaGACaatattcgtgaagttatgaccgagataccgccctatatgtgccgaaaagtaatcgaaaattacctgttcgggatcaaggtgtgcgaggaagtcctaggtggacatttgaatgatgttgtacttcacacataatggcataaaccaaactttaatttgaaataaaagtttcatcgaaattcgaattctaagtgtgttttatttcaatttactttcggaatttaaagttggaaaaccctgtaattcttcaaacatatccaaaatcaaatcagatagtctaacggaatcctacgtcaactatgcggtcgtgtctcggacacaaccctccctCCTCCACAacttttttgtaggctaagtacttatcggactgccctcatATGTCTCGTCATCCAGGCAGCAGTGTGGTTACGTTAAATTTTGCTCGTGCAACTTCCGGCAACGACTTCTTGCGACCGTATTCTGTTTCTCGTCACGGTTTGGTGATTTCTGATCCTTAAACCCACGTAGCCTAGCTCGAGTTTCGGTATTCTGCATGAAAGTCTTGCTCAAATGCAACTTTTCAGCGACATGTCGAACTGAGGCGTTCGGTTTCCGTTTAAACGCCCCAACAAGAACGATCACAAACGATCACgatcgattaaaaaaaaacaattaatttaGAGCATATTGAGTTTGTGCGAATTTTAAACGGTACACCCTTTATTCTCCCTTCCTTGCACCTTGGCCAGACTGAACCATTTTTGTACTGGGATGAAAGAGTTTACTGGTTtacactaaagtaaaaatggtaTAGACCGCGCATCGTGCGAACGCTGTTCCAGCAAGcttaaattgattgaaaattatctgcTTTCTAGAATGAATCAAGACTGCCTCAATGGCTTGGCAGTTCTTTCGATCGAGAAAGAATCGCTAGCAGACATCGATTTATTGGGTTGCGGAGTAAGTTCGTAGCGTAGCTTTTctttaaacaaaaaatattaattatatcaataagtttataaattatatattcatcgcagttgattttttccgccAATTCACGACTGATTTGGCGACCGTTCTTCTTCAGAAGTGATTTGAGACATTCTTCATCGAATCCAGAAGGGGCGTATTATTGACGTCAAAGTCGCCGTTTTAAACTTTAGAAACCCTTCCGTGCTGTAGACCTTCTCCATACACGTTGCAAATGTCCCGGGCTGCTTCGGCAGCTTCGACCTCGTTGAGAAACAAAAAAGAAGCAGGTgtcgaaaatgttgatttttgccTCCAGGGTATTTCATTTATAAGCctcaaaactaataaaaaattaaataactcaaaaaatacaatttgtaCAGCAGAAAGAGTTCTATCGAATGAAAACTTACTCTTtgccaaacagcaaacaaatcattgtaaaataaaagtacacccaggtttttttttacgcgggggatacgtacctcgtaaaaaaaaccgcgttaattggaaaatccgcgtaaaaaactgcgttaattggaaaatgcgcttaaaaaaaaccgcgttaattcgaaaatccgcgtaaaaaaaccatgtcacctaatgatagatttCAAATGGGACATTCTTTACGTAggatggaagtaaaaagttaagtgttgctcgcttccgaaaacccgtagttttttcctgcaatttcgttggttactggtagctatagttcgggttttctcacgaatgaggtcatctgctgttgctagaagatttcctagtaatttgtacactcttctgccgatgcacgtgcagtaccactgttggaccgtccagagctaagtagacagggaaatccattcacgaatcgctgcccgtaaaaaccccgccccgttgtacagcccgctacccgttacctaacacctaaaatccacgtaagaatcgtgataaggtgcggcactaagcgttaaactccgttacaagcactaattaccgttaTTTGCTTTGAGGGAACATGAgcgaaaaatgtgagctgagggggagatgtgatattgcactggtctttttttacgcgggtaccgcgggtaccgcgtaaaaaaaaccgcgttaattggaaaatccgcgtaaaaaaacctcgtaaaaaaccacgcaaaaaaaaccgcctaaaaaaacctgggtgtaatgTAAAAACGTCATGAACTTATTCCCCATTTCAATAGATGCAATTGTGGATTATTTTGATTCAGCTGAAGCATAAAAGCCAAAGATTTTACTAGAGAATAAGCAAAGCTGGTAATGACATTTCTAACCATCCAAATACGAataaactgctcaaagtgaacATTGGTAGAAGTACGTAGTTTtctcaaaaaaccaaaatttcaaaactaatgaaaacattgaaaaatatgtattaggctgtcaaaaaagtcctgcggtatttccgcgaggtgtcgttgtaagcgcgtagttctagttatattcattgtatcgagtcatactatagcttgttggaaaggtatttttgcgcgctataatatagtccttgacagtgttttgtttggttaagtcgttcgtgagttatattgtcgcaaatatggagcaaaataaagagaaaatccgacatattttacagtgctactatgacaaaggcaaaaatgcatctcaagctgccaataaaatttgtgcagtttatggacccgatacagtttccatttccaccgcacaacgatggtttcaacgttttcgttctggtgtagaggtcgtcgaagatgcgccatgctccgaaaggcctgtcgtcgaaaattgcgacaaaatcgctgaattagccgagaaagaccggcatagtagcagccgtagcatcggccaagagctggggataagtcatcaaaccgttattaaccagttgaagaagcttggattcacaaagaagctcgatgtatgggtgccacacacgttgacgcaaaaaaacatctttgaccgtatcgacgcatgtgaatcgctgctgaatcgcaacaaaatcgacccgtttctgaagcggatggtgactggcgatgaaaagtgggtcacttacgacaacgtgaagcgcaaacggtcgtggtcgaagcccgctgaagcggctcagacggtggccaagccttcattaacggccaggaaggttctgctgtgtgtttggtgggattgtcaaggaataatctattatgagctgcttccctatggccaaacgctcaattcggacctgtactgccaacaactggaccgcttgaaggtagcactcagaagaggccatctttgataaacagaggccgcattgtcttccatcaggacaacgccaggccacacacttctttggtgacgcgccagaagctccgggagctcggatgggaggttattttgcatccgccgtatagtccggaccttgcaccaagtgactactgtAATGTTCCGTTTTCGGATTTACTTCGGAATACGTCTACGTCGGTATGAATACAACTAACGGTTCTTTATTATGACCAATATGAATACATAAACAAGATGATAAACAAGGTAGTCTATTTTTGATCGGtatatgtgtatatgtgtgctatgatatatattttattcgaCACTACATTCCTCCATTTGTTTAACGTCAATTATTTGATTAACCTCGTAGTCATCTAGATTAAGATTTAAGATGGGAAGTATTCCTGTGTATTGATCGATCAGAGTCTTTTGATTTCAATACTACATGCGAACCCTTTTTCTCAAGTATCGTCAACTCTTCTGGACTGAATGGAGTTGACAccttgttttctttttgagtCCGTTTTGCGAGAACAGTGTCACCAACTGATAAATCACTAGATTGAGcatttcttttctcatttgcaTACTCTGctcctttttgtttatttatgcgATCACGATCGCTGATCTCCTCAATCGTATCTCCTTTTTTTATCATCAATCCTGGAAGTTTGTCTCGCAATATCCGCCCGAACATTAAGGCCGATGGTGCAACCCCAGTAGTTGAATGTGGAGTAGAGTTATGCATCAGAACGAACATTTTCAAGTCCCATTCCCAGTCTGATCCTTCTGTTTCTTGGCTTATCTTAAGCCTTTTGCCTATTGATCGATTGATGCGCTCAACTTCCCCATTTGCCTGGGGCCAGTAGGGAGTTGTCCTTCTATGTTCTATTCCGAACTGATTGCAGAATTGTTGTAGCTCTTCGCTGATGAATTGGGGGCCATTATCCGTTTTTAATGATTCCGGCATCCCGAAACGACAAAACGTTTCATGTAATGCTCTTACAGTCAACGTGGCCGTAATCTGTTTCATGATTATGATTTCGGTGAACCGACTGTGATAGTCTATGAGAACGAGCAAATTGTGACCGCTTGGCAATGGTCCGAGAAAGACTGCTGCAATGTGGGTCCAAGGATGTAGGGGCATCTCAGTACGCTTCAGCGGCTCTGGATGATCAGGAGCTGACACGAGAGTGCAAGCTTTACATTTTCTTACAAAAGATTCAATTTCAGAATCCATCCGTGGCCACCAAACTTTTTGTCGTAGTCTCCTCTTCATCACTACCATTCCAGGGTGCGATTCATGAGCTATTTCAAGCGTCTGATGACGTAACAACTCTGGTAGTACAAGTCTATCACCTCGCAATAACAAATTTCCTACTTGACAAAGTTCCGTTTCAAATGCTTTGAATGTTTTAGTTGTGTCATTCCATATTCCAGTGTTCAAACTAGTAATTACTTGTTGTAACGTATTATCCCTCAGCGTTTCTGCTTCAACCTTTCCTAGTGTAATTGCTTCTGGCACACTCATTCGTGCCACTTGGTATATGCAAGCATCACCAGCAACATCAAAATCGATTGGTTTAGCGATGGATAGTCTCGAGATTGCGTCTGCTAAGTTTTTAACCCCTGGCTCGTATACAATGTCAAAACTGTAACCTTGGAGTCTCAATACCCATCTCTCTATTCTTGCGTTTGGTTTAGTGCGCTCCTTGAATAAAAACTGCAATGGTTTACAATCCGTTACTAGCCTGAAACGTTTACCAAGAAGGTACAAATGGAACTTGTCGACGGCCTAAACTAGCGCCAGAGCTTCTTTTTCAGTTTGAAAGTACTTTTTCTCTACATCGGTAAGGGCTTTGCTAGCAAATGTGATGATTCTTGTTTCAAGTGAGCTATTTTGCTGTAAAAGGACCGCTCCGATTCCCGTAGGGCTAGCGTCAGCTATTACTATACACAAGTCTTTGGGACTGAAGTAGCCGAGAAAATCAGTTTGACAAACAACCAATTTAATTCTATTAAACGCTTCTTGTTGTTCATCTGTCCACTTGAAAATATTTCCTGTTCGTAAAAGATCTCTTAAGGCTTCTGTTTTGTCGGCCAGATGTGGTATGAATCGACCAATATATGTAATCAGACCAAGAAAGCTACGGAGTTCTGGAACATTTCTAGGTTCTCTGAAACTTCTGATAGCTGCGATTTTACTTTCAGTAGGACGAATACCATTTTCGGACAATTCATGCCTCAGGAACTCCAATCGTGTTACGTTAAAGATACATTTCTTTTGATTAAGGAGAATGTTATACTGTTCGAACCGTTCGAGTAAATTTTTCAGTCTCCGGTCATGTTCTTCTTGAGAGCGTCCAACAACCATTATGTCGtctaaatatactatcactccATCGAGACTAGCAACGATAGACTCCATAACCTTCTGGAAGATCTCTGGAGCGCAGCTTATCCTGAACATCAAACGTTTATATCTAGTTGAATTGTGAATagggaaataataaaaataataatacattaTATAGATGAATATTGTTTTTATTGAACTATTACCGAACATTTATCATTACCGAACATTTATTTAATTACCGAACATTTATCAATCACTATctccagggctctgcatagtcgtagtcaactgaggatagtctgctgactaactgactgactatatccatagtcagttagtaatgacttttggcttcctcacgcagtttctctgccaaaacgactgaacagggagtcgggcgtttagtcggtatctccctctaccgactcgactatatcatttcattcttcccagtcaaattgtcctcatggcattttgaagtgacttcccccaaaatgaattcgttcctctctttctctctcccatgtacatgtgcatgcatcgatgctTGAGTTCAACgagtttgacatacgctacaggtgagctagattcttttgtatcgtacacgaaaattacttacacgtataaaataacgtgcagtgtgtgtgcactattttgcacgcctaatactaactaatactaacgcgagaacctttatagcatacttgataaatgtctaagttcgttggtttgagttcacgatgggtagacaataaaccgtccattgatgtgGTAATTTCTTCTCTGCATCAGAAAtcagattgtgtacgcgggtatgaattagtgtcagggggaaatggaagtgtggattgaagtcagttgaatgaagaggcagatttgtattcattagtcgagtcagttaaaatatcCACTgtctggactagttcaccagtcatcctcgctagtcaacgctagtaaattcattttctagtcaagtcactttttgttggcgactgccgaagcagttctagtcgaagcgaagctgctgagagtagagtcggtcctcatttttcaccttcgaagatttcgggccctggctaTCATTGTGACACAAAGAAAAATTTCGTATTCtgtaaatcgagataatctCTTATCGAGCTTGAATTTCATGTGTTGCGATTGCATATATTGAAGCATTTCTGAAAcgtttcccaaaggaaaatatcagggacgcaaaccaaaacaaaataattctctaaaGGTATTCGATAAGCAAATCAAACAACTCGAATAATAAACTAGCTGATCCGACAAACTttgtctcaaaaaaaaaaaatgtttagcgTACATTTCATACATTCCAATTAGGTGTGGTGcataaattacgtaacgctaagaAAATCGGATTTTGTAGCACTTCAcaaatttctcatttctcaatAGACATATATTCATacgcagtggcgtcgagtgaagctgtTGCACCCAGAGCAGAAGAATTGGTTTGCATCAACGTGATAGAACTTGATAGATCTGATCGTACGGTCAAAACACATTCCATTTGGAGCTTTCTCGATTGTTGAATGAAGGGTTGTAAGTAGTAAATTAGTAAGAAGGCATCTGAAATCCCCTTCATATTTCGTTTCGATGCGTTACTAATTTGTTGTCACTTCAGGAGTTGCCTGCTTTGTATTTAAGAGTCCCCACCCACTGCAGACTTTTTTCGGCCGATAGTTTTATCGGGCTGGGTTGCTAGTGCGCATACCGAGCCAACCAAACAGTCGGGTTGATCAAGAGTCTAACCAACTGTCGGCCGAATATTCTCGGAAGACTGtgtatttaatttgtgtttgacaaCGGATAAGGAAACAAAAAGAGATTCCGAGAGCATTGGGTGCATCCAATTATCAGTGATTCGCATGACACGTATGTTGGAGGTCAAAATTGAGAGTGAATTGAACTATCAGCTAATAAACAATCGTCGTGTGTGCGTAGGTCAAAGCTAGCCAGTACTTATTAAACAGACGGCCGATAGTTTGCTGAAAAAACCGCTACGGCCGCTACTAAATCGGTGTAGAGCGCGCATATGCATAtcgctccgtactgattaagtcgACCGATCAATCTATCGACCAACAAAACTCTGTATTCTGCGAGGGCTCTAAGCCAATATAGTGCGGTGTGATTAAGTACAATCCCGTTTAGTTTGCGAAATTCCCCAATTCTTTTTCAATGAATTGTCTGGCATTGTGAAGCGTTATTGTCCTTTGGCGATTCGGTCATTATGTCATGCCATATCtataaaatttacaaaatagaAGTTAGAATTTAGAAAATTAGAAGTTAGAAGTTAGTCAGAAGTTAGTAAATTAGATGTTAGGAACATTGACTCACTATGAATCAGTGAGtcaatgggccctattatagaaatcgaatcgaggattcgatacaatcactatcactatcacaccgagtaaaatctggaattatagaaatcgaggaaaacagctcgattcgttactctgctcgaatgtcagtggcagtaatgaaatattttgaaacgagtttgaaatgtttcacaaagcatatagaaaggatgccaaatctttttttgagacatcggctatgaaaattataaatatctatatttccaaaagtgttaatatggttatgttttggagaaaactgatgTTCCCtctacgaatgaagcttaatgGGTGTAATGCATGCAtgtatgtgtaataaaaacgacttcatggaacaatttgctttacaaaaaatataattattgaaaaatgaaatgaattccataaggagtcacgcatgaattccactttttttttgcaaaacaattttttttgcatataattttcttttagcgtcgatttctcgttgtagcggcgtcaatagctttattgtattgggccaccacctgtggccctaaattttcgcttgttgtgtgctagtgttttctttacctttcacctcatgtcaatccaaatttgtaaattaaaaaaatcattattgttttgcaagacatttcagctttagcatatggtatagaaagtttggtatagtatagcaataaaaaagaaaattactgacaaaagtaacacgtactaatgtacgctagcaggaataagcaatttttaggtaggaaattcggttgatagtaattcaaagaatatgataaaatttacttatgaagttataagtatcgtagaagaaatacttactttctgccattctgaaccaagaccATTAACCATCAATGTGTCTCAGTGCATCAAtctcctcactgaattcctcccacttttccttaacagggtttctatttgaactgcctccaaaaaaactcgagcaatgtttacattcgcttacattggttcaacgagtcgtacTGGTGATGATTTGTCCgtccactcattttcagccactgaaatatgtgcaggaagtaaattctgcattgtaatttacaacatgattaatataaataatgatggattgaacacttaccttgtatagattattctggcagcaccgtaaaacaaatactgatcaaaacaaacgaacatgtgttgaaaattgcatatatttaagcgtttctgaaatgtttcccaaaggaaagtatcagggacgcaaaccaaaacaaaataattctctgaagatatgcaaaaagcgaaccaaacaactcgaaaatttctgacacttgcatcgatagctatcactcgctcggtgatatcgaattgctcgatttctataatagtaaaatagagctaacgagcaaaattcttatcgcctcgatttctataatagggcccaatgttTCTAACTTGAAACTATTTTGAAGATAGAAtttcttataaattttgaaTCAATATGTTGATGACACTTCTTTTGGTAAAAAGCAACacctgaaagaaaaaaaaattgaggggATTGAGCTACTTTATCGTTGTTACGGACCCAGATTAGATGGCGAGGTTCGAAGCGCAATCAGGCGCAATGATATGACGCTGAACGCATGTGTTCAAGCGTTCGCCCTTATCGCATGGAATATGCGAAGAGCCAGGAAAGGAAAGGGCGTATAAGCCGAAATATTTATTTGGGACCTACGCGGGTGGCGTAGTGGAAGATAAGAGTTAGGCAAATGCGTAAAGATAATAATGTATAGCTAGATCTGTCCCTCACGAAGCGTATGGAAATAACGCGAGGGACATAAACAGATAAGAGCGCATTTGAAATGCCAGCGGGAAGAAATTAGTTATTTTCTCTCCTTATCTGTATAGCTTCTGAGAACAAATAATTTATTGCGGTGGCGTACAGATAAGAAAAGGGAAAGGAAAATTCCCACGTTGGCAGTTGAGAATAGGAACCGCATAGATAAGCGGATAGAATATAGGCTAGCAAATAGGAGACAGATAACCAGACGCAGTCTCGGTTATCTGAAAGAATAGGAAAGGGAGATCTTTCTTCCTTCTCTTAGAATTTAGCTAGGCTAAATTCTAATGAATAAAGTTAGTTCAATTTGTGCCCTGAAATAAAGTAGTCGCGTCAATTTGTACAGTTAACACGGTTAGTGAATCATCTTTTCTGAATATTTGTCGGACTCCAGTGTGAATTCATCTGAAATAAAGAGTGATTCGGAAATAATACTACTAGCGTAGTTTATGAGCGTTATCTATGTGATTGTATTTTCAATCGTAGTTGAAAGTGCAGAGAAGATCCAATCAGAATCATTGGCTCAGTGGAAAAGAAAGATAATCGCAATAAAAAATAAGTGCAAGATCCTTTTCGCCGTAACGTGAAACACTAGGTGAGCGAATAGTGCGGAGTGGACTATACATACTTATTCGAAGTGCAATTTGATTCTAATCATAAACTGTGTTGACACAATCGCGGATCAAAAGTGCTAAAAAGCACAACCATAGAAGCGCTGACGGGACCGTTGTGAGTCATTGAGGTAAGTGACtcactctctcttttttttattaacaggTGCGTGATAGAAGACTTGCTTgaagcaagcatctagggaattCATATTCCCTAGATTAcattttggtggctccagagaggaagcCTTGAAACTCACGAACTTCGCGGAAAATCTCACGCACCTGTAGGAGAACCAATTGAACTCCTGTTTAAATTGATTTGCGCCCGTCATAAGTACGGAGGAAGTTCGGTCTAGAAAGACGAACAATAAAAGCCAAGAGGCTAATTGCGCATTTCAAATAAAACAGTAATTTGTCCTGAAAGACGGACATCTGTGGAATAAAAGTAATTTGTCCTGCAAGACGGACACATCGCCAGTCAGGCATAGTTGGACGAAGGCAACAGGCGCCTCGTCAACATCAAGTGCAACCCGGTCACGAGGCCCGGCAAGCAAATATTTAAAACAATCGGATTCCGAGAGGCGGatccaaaataacaaaataattaaaGGCATCGCCGGAGTGCGATAAAAATAAGAAGGTGTCCAGTAACGGCACAAGGAACTGCCTAAGAGCAGTAACGGAACCATTCGTGTTCAAATTGAAGTTCGTCTTAAAGAAAAATCGTCCGAAAACGGTACTGGTTTTGTCAGGGGACAGAACTAAGAGCTCATACGGTTGAGGAAAATATTCAAGATAGGAAAAGAAATCAACAAACTTAAAAATGGCCTCTAGCTTTGAAATTGAAACACTTTCATCCAACATAATAGCCCGAACCTCCATCGAACTCTATAGTATTTTAGAACGAGAATGTCATGCCAAGAAACGTGCAGTGTTTGCTCGATGGGAACTCTACGACAAAGAGTATCAGGCAAGGAAAGACAGAGGATGGACGGCTGAGGATGATAAGTGGAAAGTGGAAATAGAGGTACAAGATAATCAAATACTGGACGAACTGGAGGAACGACAATCCAGATACAGAATGAAAATGAACGAAATAGCAGCGGCACATGGAATTCAACTTCCACAGATTAGGATGTATGCGGTGAAGAAACCACCAGAGTCCGCCGAAGATATAAAATCTGCAAAcattgaaacaaataaaaatgttgagtGCGGGACAGAGGAAGCTCTGAGTAAATCGGTCACAGATGGAAGAATTGTGGCAAATATGAAAGAGTCGTTTCAGATAAACGACGCCATTCCAATAGAAAAGGTTGTCAGTAAGGCTAAAGGCAGGTCCACTAAAGTAAGGGTTGCGAGGTCAAAACAAAAGCAATCTACCGACGAAATTCTAGAAAAGGTACCACAACTAAAGACTCCCGAATCAAACACGATATCCGTTGCAGTACAAGTcgatgaacaaataattgagTCAATGAGAAAAGAATCGACTTTTGtgattaatgaaaataaaatcagatCAGAAAGCCCAACGCGTAGAAGAAGACGCAATAAAAAGATTATAACAAAGGACGTCTCATCACCTTGGTTTAACCCATCTAAACTAATAAaattgatgatgatgttggtaATGTCGTTTTCCTTAATCAACGCCATGTCGATAAAACCCATAGGCAGTGGCGGAAAATTGATCAACCAACCAGGAACGTGCTT from Toxorhynchites rutilus septentrionalis strain SRP chromosome 3, ASM2978413v1, whole genome shotgun sequence encodes:
- the LOC129780339 gene encoding uncharacterized protein LOC129780339 codes for the protein MASSFEIETLSSNIIARTSIELYSILERECHAKKRAVFARWELYDKEYQARKDRGWTAEDDKWKVEIEVQDNQILDELEERQSRYRMKMNEIAAAHGIQLPQIRMYAVKKPPESAEDIKSANIETNKNVECGTEEALSKSVTDGRIVANMKESFQINDAIPIEKVVSKAKGRSTKVRVARSKQKQSTDEILEKVPQLKTPESNTISVAVQVDEQIIESMRKESTFVINENKIRSESPTRRRRRNKKIITKDVSSPWFNPSKLIKLMMMLVMSFSLINAMSIKPIGSGGKLINQPGTCLLYNSTWQSYKQINPIHIDHYSEINRNLLYEENICTFENLCSDSGDQEDGDKRNENWIKFYTLRNKYHFQRSVNQLNFVADGDEVQEFDKDSIHRTRDLVGSYCSLKNYKLKLNQKFVDILLENLNAKLHNYLSEFDVYLDEMNGLNECDDKLEEDSVVEINEVENIKMETEQNYGEDHSIALYRYKVFCNRSQKQWVQFLNTFNKDGLTRGTWVRL